Genomic segment of Vitis riparia cultivar Riparia Gloire de Montpellier isolate 1030 chromosome 19, EGFV_Vit.rip_1.0, whole genome shotgun sequence:
ACGACAAATTAGGGCTTTATTATCACATCCAACTAGAGCATAATTCTCCCAAACTTCCTCCataacaagtaaaagaaaaccACTGAATTTAACATGGCCGGCAAATCTAATCTCTCGAAAAGAAGCTACTCTCCCTTTCTCATAAGGCAACTATTCAAAACGGCGCCGTTTCTATGTCCCGAAATAGGCATTTCATTGGATTTTTCTGGGTCCTGCCTCCTAAGCCGAAGTTGGGTTCTCTCAGCTGCTGGGTTTTCGTTCTTTCTGTCAACCACCTGCTGCTCTCTGCAATCCTTGTGTTGCGTCCCTTGTTTGTTTCTTAGGAATTTCAGAAGATTAATTTTTCCTACAGATAGTCACTGcaacaaattgaaattataattttaatttcccctattttcattttcctcccCGTTTTTTGGATTCTCAAACAACCAGATAGTAGAACTTAGCTCTGGTGGTGGACATGAGCCCTAGAAAATAATGGGCAGCAGTAGTCAATTGCTCCTTTCAGCGACTTGCTTTTCCACTCCTTTCAGCAATGATGGGTTTTTGTGCTGCAACAGCAATAGACTTGCAGCaacatcatcattatcatccaCAGCCAAATGGCAACAAATTTACGAACGattgtcatcatcatcatcaccatcgcAATCATCTGTTGTCGTAAGAAACCCCACTTCTCCATTTCATTTTCTGGTGCCAAATCATGGCtccaacaataacaacaacaacaatgatGGCGGtaatggtggtggtggtggtggttggaATTCCTCCTGGGGTTCGAATTGGAATTGGGGCTGGTGGGGTAATGAGGAAAATgcccttttcattttcttctgcTCCCGTGTGCTCCATGAACACGGTTCTGAGACTGCACACAAGCTTAGGGCAGTTTTGTTGTTCGTCTTTTCGGTTTTGTATAGCTTCTTCCATTTTCAATTGGATACGGCGCTGTCCAAGGAGAAAGAGGAGGAGGGTGTTTGGGAAGTGAGAGGAGGCAAGTGGCATAAGATAATCCCGGATTCTTCCAAGGACGAATTTCTTGTTGTTACACCTTGGATTGGAGCTGTTGGTGCTCCCAAGTCCTCGACACTTCCCAATTTGTGGCTACAATGCAAGGAGCTCTTTCTGCGTTTAATGCTGCCGGAGGGCTTTCCACACAGCGTTACCTCGGATTACTTGGACTACACCCTATGGAGGGGTGTGCAGGGTGTTGCCAGCCAAATTAGCGGAGTCCTTGCCACCCAAGTTGGTTTTTTTGGCTGTTTGTTATTGTGTTTTGTTCTGTCTTGTCTTGTTTAATCTGCCTTGCTGATTCCATGTTGATTTTGACAGGCCTTGCTTTATGCGGTTGGATTGGGGAAAGGGGCCATTCCGACTGCCGCTGCAGTCAATTGGGTACTCAAAGATGGAATCGGCTACCTCAGTAAAATCCTCTTGTCAAAATATGGCCGGCATTTTGATGTCCATCCCAAGGGTTGGAGGTTGTTTGCCGATCTTTTGGAAAATGCTGCCTATGGATTGGAGATATTGACTCCTGCCTTTCCTCATCAATTTCTCCTAATTGGTGCTGTTGCCGGAGCAGGACGATCAGCAGCTGCGTTAATCCAGGTAATCGcttgttggaaattggaatgTTAGGCCATATATATCAATACCTGCCAAgagtttcatttcttttaaaagaaatatgttTTGATGTAGAACAGTTGCTTTTTCATACACATAACCATCTTTCATCTTTTGCATTACTGTTGTGATCATATTTTCCCTTGAACAATCCAGCTATTGGTAACTCCAAAAGGAAGATGCCAACTCATGGTGAAGGAGATGGTGGTGAAAATGTCACTGCCTTCATAGGAGGTCCTAGGTTTAAGTCCTAGGTTTGCCTGATACATTATTCTTGGGAAGGAATCATGTATATGCATTTGTGGTTTTCAGTGATCCTACAAAAGCAGGGCAATTGGGTAcaggttatttatttatttttgaaaaattctttccTTTTGATGCATCTCTGGCAAGACTGACATGAACCTTTTATTCAACTACTATCCAAGCAACCCCTTTAAATTTCAGTAGCACTCTACAAGATTAAATCAccttagaagaagaaaatttaggaaaatttgATACCTCTTCAGTGGCAAAagcttgaaaaataatttgccACAGAAAGATCCATTAGGCTtgagaaaaatcaaatgtttgGTCTTGAAAAATTAGGGGTTGAATTGTCATcattaagaatttgaatgaCCAGCATTAGTTTGTAATTCTGGTTTTTGGTTTTGTCACTGGAGCTAAGGGCAAACTTATAAAGGAATGACTAGTTATTACCCTGACTGATGGCTTCTTAAGGGGCTTTGTGAGTCTCCTTAGTATGAGGATATGCAGTCTAGCTATTTGAATCTGTACCTGAGTTCATGGCAGCCATAAGCTATTAGAATCCCCAGGAAATTGCCACACAAGCTTTCTCGTTAATGGAACAAGCATCGTCACCATACTGCTACCTTGTAGCCGATCTAAGATCTTAGGGTAAAGCACAATTGATCAGTTGAAGGGTGATCTTTCCTATCTTTCCCAACTTTGATTGCCGAGAATGCACTTTGATATTGGTTTACAAGCAATCTGGCCTGACACTTAACAGCGAACATGAAGTAAGCCATATTTTGGAAGGGTGGATTTTTTCAGGGTAATTTCACCACTTAATGGAAACTTTATATTCTTCCAACTAGCCAAGAAATTGCTTATTATTCCCCCTAgtcaatttcaaatatttattctaTGGTTTCCTCCAAATAAAGACCTAGAAGCATGAATAACCACTCAGTTATAACACATGCTGCTGGTGGGGTCTGACTTTTTGGGGAAAGAAGCTTGAACTACGTTTTCCTTGAGGagtccttttttttattttttattttttttattttttatcaagaacaaTATTTCATTTGACTCCATAGCTATCAACTACCCCATGTTCTAAGTAGACTATTATAGCTAGATACCAAGtaggaagttgaaaattttaaacaaattgcCATAGACTTTGGATAAAGATCTCTAGAGGTAAACCACAAAGAAGAACAATGTCTTGACGTATTATCCTCCTAGAATTCTCACTTCTGTGTCCTTGCATAATTGAACTCTGTCATCTTCACCATGATAAACTCATGGATGTGAGGAAATTTCCACATGCTTTAGATATAGATTTAAGATATGTAATTGGAAACACATCTTAATCTTGCCATGCTCTTCAAATGAAATATTCCATGCCTCACTAAAATGTGAGACCTTAGTATATTGTTAGGCTCCTTCTGGAGTGCCCCATCCAATTCAAGCAGTGTGGTTGCTTTCAGTTTTTCTCTATAACTTCCATTGCCTTTGGGATATGATATCTCCATGACTTTTCTAATCATGTCTAACATGCATTTTGGTttgtcattatttatttaattttacccATGCAAAATCTTGTGTGTCACTAGACTGGCATGATTTGTTTATGATAGAACTGtgtaaattttcttaattaaaccTTGTTCTGaatctttttattgtttaagaTAGTCCATCAGCATCTCAATATAAGATCACTGTTCACCTGTTATCATCCTCATATGGACCTTATGATGTTCATATCTTAAAAGTACAAACTGCTCATTTCACAGGCTTCTACGAGGAGCTGTTTCTATGCTGGCTTTGCTGCTCAAAGGAATTTTGCTGAGGTAAAATGAATTTACTTCCAGATAGCTTTGTTTAAAATAACAAGTGTGGAAACCTTTTGTGAAGCAGACAAGTATTTTACATCCATCCAACTTGCCTGTAtttgattttgttggagaaATGGCTTGTCTTTTTCTAATTAGTtgtgctaattttttttttgtgtgaccTGTGCTTCTACctttttattatatcattttacatttatttctttatggAATTACTGGTGGTAGGTAATTGCAAAGGGCGAGGCTCAAGGAATGGTGAGCAAATCCATTGGTATCATGCTTGGCATAGCATTAGCTAATTGCATAGGCTCCTCTGCACCTCTTTCCTTTGCTTCTTTTACTGTGGTAACTGCGGTCCATATGTTCTGCAATTTGAAGTCATACCAATCCATTCAATTAAGGACTTTGAATCCATACCGTGCAAgtaatattttcttcttcttcttctttttttattattttttattatttttatttttaattatagtaATGCTatcttagttttgttttatatgatataaAGTAATTTACTGTGCCTGAAATACGAAAATAGTGCAACATTGTTGACCATCTTTAAATTGGAATTCAGTGTGTTATAGGAGCATAGTGGTTTTGAAGGTTTTGGAATGGTGGAGCACATTGAAAGTCTTAGTATCCATATATGTACACCTAGGATCCAGTGCCCTAGTAGGATTACATAAAATTGACATTCCTACTCTGAGTGGCATCCACCACTTGTACCAGGTCTTCTTCATTTCCATGTCGTTTCTACCTCATCGTTTTCTTACTGTTTTATTCATGTGTCACATTTCTTTCTTCTGTTACagagaagagaaaggaaaattgagTCCTTTCTTGTTGGTTTTGGCTTTCCGTTCTTTTTGTAGTTGTTACTTTTCCTTTAAGGATATCTATCCTTTTGGTACTTTCTATTCATGATTCAATGACTTATGTGTTGTTTCTCATTGAAAACGAGttgtttctaattaaaaaagaaaaaaaaggaaaattgacaaaatacactttttatttttatggccATCCCCaataactgtttttttttttttttggtgttccATAAAGCCTATCATGGGAACTTTGATGATTATGTGGTGATGTACAGAAAAACTTATTTGGattatatgaaattattatttggGCTCATATCATTGACCAGTGCTAATATTGTTTTGCTTATTGGAT
This window contains:
- the LOC117909494 gene encoding protein root UVB sensitive 1, chloroplastic, with product MGSSSQLLLSATCFSTPFSNDGFLCCNSNRLAATSSLSSTAKWQQIYERLSSSSSPSQSSVVVRNPTSPFHFLVPNHGSNNNNNNNDGGNGGGGGGWNSSWGSNWNWGWWGNEENALFIFFCSRVLHEHGSETAHKLRAVLLFVFSVLYSFFHFQLDTALSKEKEEEGVWEVRGGKWHKIIPDSSKDEFLVVTPWIGAVGAPKSSTLPNLWLQCKELFLRLMLPEGFPHSVTSDYLDYTLWRGVQGVASQISGVLATQALLYAVGLGKGAIPTAAAVNWVLKDGIGYLSKILLSKYGRHFDVHPKGWRLFADLLENAAYGLEILTPAFPHQFLLIGAVAGAGRSAAALIQASTRSCFYAGFAAQRNFAEVIAKGEAQGMVSKSIGIMLGIALANCIGSSAPLSFASFTVVTAVHMFCNLKSYQSIQLRTLNPYRASLVFSEYLLSGQVPSIKEVNEEEPLFPVVPLLNAKPTYKAQSAVLSTEAKDAAAEIERRLQLGSKLSEVVSSKEDVLALFDLYRNEAYILTEHKGRFFVILKESCSPQDMLKSVFHVNYLYWLERNAGIISMGASDDCRPGGRLQISLEYVQREFNHLKNDSEFVGWTTDGLIARPLPNRIRPGHVASTPAS